The Siansivirga zeaxanthinifaciens CC-SAMT-1 region AAAATGGGATACTTCATTAAAGCTATCTGGGCTTATAACCGATAACATATTTATTAAAAAATGCTGAAGCAAGAAAAACATAAGGAAAAAAGCTGAAAGAGCCATAGCCACTTTTCTTCCAATTGAAGATTTTAAAAATCCGCTCATTTTATTTTAAGTTTGTTATATTATTTATACTCTAGCAAAGGTACTAACCGAACCTATTTTTAACAAACTTTAAATCGTGTTTTATTTAGTATTTAGAATGGTTTTAAAGAAGGAATTTTTACAAACAGTTTAAAAGCTAACAAATTAGATTTAATTAAACTTTAAGTTTTAAATTCTAGTTAAAATATGTGGCTTCAAGATTTATTGGCAAACAAATTAATTAGTTTTGTTAATCTACTAATTTAAAAATTTCAAATAGTATGAAGTACCACCCAATAGACAAAACGCTATTCATAAATAACAGAAAGCATTTTGCCAACCAAATGAAACCCTCAAGTTTAGCCGTATTTAATTCCAACGATATTTACCCCATTAGTGCAGACAGCACCATGCCTTTCCAACAACACCGCGATATTTTTTATTTAAGCGGAGTCGATCAAGAAGAAAGTATTTTGGTATTATTTCCAGATTGTCCGAAAGAAAAACATCGTGAGATTTTATTTTTAAAAGAAACTAACGATCACATAGCTGTTTGGGAAGGCGAAAAACTAACCAAAGAAGCAGCCTATGAAACCAGCGGCATTAAAACCGTTTATTGGTTAAAAGACATGGAAAAAATCATGTTTGAAATAATGACCCAATGCGATACCGTTTACATTAACACTAACGAACATTACAGAGCAAACGTAGAGACCGAAACTCGCGAAGACCGCTTTACTAAATGGTTAAAAGCCAAATATCCTGCTCATAGTGTCGCCAAAAGCGCTCCCATTTTACAACGATTACGCTCTGTTAAAAGTCAGATTGAAATTGATTTAATCCAGAATGCCTGCAACATAACCGAGAAAGGTTTTCGCAGAATTTTAAATTTTGTAAAACCCGGCGTTTGGGAATATGAAATTGAAGCCGAATTTATGCACGAATTTTTAAGAAATCGCTCTAAAGGATTTGCTTACTCTCCCATAATTGCTTCGGGAAATAATGCCAATGTTTTACATTATGTGCAAAACAACCAACAATGTAAAGCTGGTGATTTATTATTATTAGACACTGCGGCAGAGTACGCTAATTATTCTAGCGATTTAACCAGAACCATCCCAGTATCTGGAAGATTTAGTAAAAGACAAAAAGATGTTTACAACGCGGTAAATCGTGTTAAAAACGAAGCTACAAAAATGTTATTACCCGGAACCGATTGGGCTGCATATCATGAAGAAGTTGGGAAGTTGATGACCTCAGAGCTTTTAGGTTTAGGACTTTTAGATAAAGCCGATGTACAAAACGAAAATCCAGATTGGCCAGCATATAAAAAATACTTTATGCATGGAACCAGTCACCATATGGGATTAGACACCCACGATTATGGTATTTTAACAGAACCTATGCAAGCTAACATGGTATTTACTGTAGAACCCGGAATTTACATTCCTGCAGAAGGATTTGGTATTCGTTTAGAAGACGATGTGATTATTCAACCAACAGGAGAACCCTTAAATTTAATGAAAAACATTCCTATTGAAGCCGATGACATTGAAAGCATCATGAATTCATAAAAAATAAAAGAGCCGTTTTAAAAACGGCTCTTTTTTTAACAATACTAAAATTGTAATTTATAGAGTGACTAATTCAAATAAATAATCGTTTAGCTTGCTAAGTGTTTTTATTTTATCGTTAGAATTTATCAATAAGGAAATGTTGTTATTACTACCTCCGTATGATATCATTCTTATTTTAACGTCTTGTAAAATTTTAAATAATCTATAAGTTTCTTCGTGGTTTACTATAGAATGCCCAACTAAACAGATAATGGTTTGATTTTTATCTACTTCAATAGTTGCAATTTTTTCTAATTCAACTAAAATTTTATCTAAATTTTTATCATCATCAATGGTTAATGACACTGCAACTTCAGAAGTGGTAATCATATCTATCGATGTTTGGTATGCTTCAAAAATTTCAAAAACTTTTTTCAAGAAACCATGGGCCTGCAACATACGTGCAGATTTAATTTTTATAGCAATGATATTATCTTTTGCTGCAATAGCTTTCACTCCGTTTTCAGAATGATTACCATCAATTAAAGTACCGTAAGCATCGGGATTCATGGTACTTTTTAATCGCACCGGAATATTTATTTTTCTTACTGGGGTTACCGTTTGTGGGTGTAAAATTTTTGCTCCAAAATACGCCAACTCTGCAGCCTCATCAAAAGATAAGTTTGAAATTGGTTTTGTGTTTTCAACGTATCTAGGATCGTTATTATGCATCCCATCAATATCGGTCCAAATTTGAACTTCTTCGGCATTTATAGCAGCTCCAACAATGGTTGCTGTGTAATCACTTCCACCGCGTTGTAAATTAGATATGTCACCGTCTTTATCTAAACAAATAAAGCCTTGTGTGATATAAATTTGAACATCTTCGGCAGCTTCTAAAACAGCATTTAAACGCGCTTTAATGTACTCTGAATCTGGATCCTTTTCAGCATCAATTTTCATAAAATCTAAAGCTGGTAATAAGGTCGAACTTACACCTTCCTGCTTTAAAAATTTATTAACCATAAAGGTCGATAACAATTCACCTTGCGCTAAAATTAAATTTTCCAGCTGTATAGAATACGATTTATAAGTACTTTCAACCAATAAGTTAAAAACACTAGTAATGTATTCTTTTACCTCGGCATTTAAAAAAGTATTCGTTAAAAGGGCATCTACCACTTTAAAATACGTTTCGTGCAGAGCATTTATTTTTTCAATAGCGTCATTCGA contains the following coding sequences:
- a CDS encoding aminopeptidase P family protein — its product is MKYHPIDKTLFINNRKHFANQMKPSSLAVFNSNDIYPISADSTMPFQQHRDIFYLSGVDQEESILVLFPDCPKEKHREILFLKETNDHIAVWEGEKLTKEAAYETSGIKTVYWLKDMEKIMFEIMTQCDTVYINTNEHYRANVETETREDRFTKWLKAKYPAHSVAKSAPILQRLRSVKSQIEIDLIQNACNITEKGFRRILNFVKPGVWEYEIEAEFMHEFLRNRSKGFAYSPIIASGNNANVLHYVQNNQQCKAGDLLLLDTAAEYANYSSDLTRTIPVSGRFSKRQKDVYNAVNRVKNEATKMLLPGTDWAAYHEEVGKLMTSELLGLGLLDKADVQNENPDWPAYKKYFMHGTSHHMGLDTHDYGILTEPMQANMVFTVEPGIYIPAEGFGIRLEDDVIIQPTGEPLNLMKNIPIEADDIESIMNS
- a CDS encoding aspartate kinase, which codes for MKVLKFGGTSVGTVENINNVKNIINDGDKKIVVLSAMSGTTNHLVSIANDIKEKKSNDAIEKINALHETYFKVVDALLTNTFLNAEVKEYITSVFNLLVESTYKSYSIQLENLILAQGELLSTFMVNKFLKQEGVSSTLLPALDFMKIDAEKDPDSEYIKARLNAVLEAAEDVQIYITQGFICLDKDGDISNLQRGGSDYTATIVGAAINAEEVQIWTDIDGMHNNDPRYVENTKPISNLSFDEAAELAYFGAKILHPQTVTPVRKINIPVRLKSTMNPDAYGTLIDGNHSENGVKAIAAKDNIIAIKIKSARMLQAHGFLKKVFEIFEAYQTSIDMITTSEVAVSLTIDDDKNLDKILVELEKIATIEVDKNQTIICLVGHSIVNHEETYRLFKILQDVKIRMISYGGSNNNISLLINSNDKIKTLSKLNDYLFELVTL